A single window of Streptococcus cristatus ATCC 51100 DNA harbors:
- a CDS encoding NCS2 family permease: MDKLFKLKEHGTDVRTEVLAGLTTFFAMSYILFVNPAMLSQTGMPAQGVFLATIIGSVAGTLMMAFYANLPYAQAPGMGLNAFFTFTVVFSLGYTWQEALGMVFICGLISLFITLTKIRKAIIESIPSALRSAISAGIGVFLAYVGIKNAGLLKFSIDPGNYVVAGKGADQAKAAITANSAATPGLVDFNNPAVLLALLGLAITVFFVIKGIKGGIILSIFTTTVVAIAVGLVNLSAIDFGQHNLSTALKELGQVFGVAVGPEGLGALFADTARLPQTFMAILAFSLTDIFDTIGTLIGTGEKVGIVASSGENHESEGLDKALYSDLIGTTIGAIAGTSNVTTYVESAAGIGAGGRTGLTALVVAVCFAVSSFFSPLLAIVPTAATAPILIVVGIMMLGSLKNIQWDDMAEAVPAFFTSIFMGFTYSITNGIAAGFIMYALVKVIKGQAKDVHPMIWILNLLFILNFISLALS; encoded by the coding sequence ATGGATAAATTATTTAAACTCAAAGAGCACGGTACGGATGTTCGTACGGAAGTTCTCGCTGGGTTAACAACTTTCTTTGCTATGAGCTATATCCTCTTTGTCAATCCAGCCATGCTGTCGCAAACGGGTATGCCAGCTCAAGGTGTCTTTCTGGCTACGATCATCGGTTCCGTTGCTGGAACACTTATGATGGCCTTTTATGCCAACCTCCCTTACGCACAGGCGCCGGGGATGGGTCTCAATGCTTTCTTTACGTTCACGGTTGTCTTTAGTCTGGGCTATACTTGGCAAGAAGCTCTGGGCATGGTCTTCATCTGTGGTCTGATCTCGCTCTTTATTACCCTGACTAAGATTCGGAAGGCTATTATCGAGTCTATTCCATCAGCACTTCGTTCAGCTATTTCCGCTGGTATCGGTGTCTTCCTAGCTTATGTAGGGATTAAAAATGCCGGACTGTTGAAGTTTTCGATCGATCCTGGCAACTATGTAGTAGCCGGTAAGGGAGCTGACCAAGCCAAAGCTGCTATTACAGCAAACTCAGCTGCGACTCCGGGACTGGTTGATTTCAATAATCCGGCAGTTTTACTTGCCTTGCTTGGCCTAGCGATTACAGTTTTCTTTGTTATCAAGGGTATCAAAGGCGGCATTATCTTATCTATCTTTACAACGACAGTCGTAGCGATTGCTGTTGGCTTAGTAAACCTGTCTGCGATTGACTTCGGTCAGCACAATCTGTCAACAGCTCTGAAAGAACTTGGACAAGTGTTCGGGGTGGCAGTTGGTCCAGAAGGTTTGGGAGCTCTCTTTGCTGATACGGCTCGTCTGCCTCAAACATTTATGGCCATCCTAGCCTTCTCTCTGACTGATATTTTTGATACTATCGGTACCTTGATCGGAACTGGTGAAAAAGTGGGTATCGTCGCAAGCTCTGGTGAAAACCATGAGTCAGAAGGTTTGGACAAGGCTTTGTACTCAGACTTAATCGGTACGACTATCGGTGCAATCGCCGGAACATCTAACGTTACTACTTATGTAGAGTCTGCAGCTGGTATCGGAGCTGGCGGACGGACTGGTTTGACAGCCTTGGTTGTAGCGGTCTGCTTTGCGGTATCTAGCTTCTTTAGCCCGCTGTTGGCCATCGTTCCAACAGCAGCAACTGCGCCAATTTTGATTGTCGTAGGGATCATGATGCTTGGCAGTCTGAAAAATATCCAGTGGGATGATATGGCAGAAGCTGTCCCAGCTTTCTTTACTTCTATCTTCATGGGCTTCACTTACAGTATCACGAACGGGATTGCAGCAGGATTTATCATGTATGCTCTTGTGAAAGTTATTAAAGGTCAAGCTAAGGATGTGCATCCAATGATTTGGATTTTAAATCTGCTTTTCATCCTTAATTTTATCAGCCTAGCTTTATCTTAA
- a CDS encoding DUF1361 domain-containing protein — protein MRKPIFIHIFFILIAFVVYIQGITVQGPDLIWNMILALIAYDAAVLTTISKKQKWLYPLLLVVWLAFYPNTFYMLTDLVHMTWVGDTLWNPVSMRLFMAFVPSILFGIYCGIESWNILRERWKWTWWLDMLAVAALSYLSSLAIYIGRYDRLNSWDLVTRPQLVFQKLLETFQKDRLVFILGFTFIQIMTLLFLSRENKK, from the coding sequence ATGCGTAAACCAATTTTCATTCACATTTTTTTCATACTAATTGCATTTGTTGTGTATATTCAGGGGATTACGGTTCAGGGACCAGACCTGATCTGGAATATGATTCTGGCCTTAATTGCCTATGACGCTGCTGTCTTAACGACGATATCTAAGAAGCAGAAATGGCTTTATCCACTTTTGTTGGTGGTTTGGCTGGCCTTTTATCCTAATACTTTTTATATGCTGACAGACTTGGTGCACATGACTTGGGTGGGAGATACTCTGTGGAACCCTGTTAGCATGCGCCTATTTATGGCTTTTGTGCCGAGCATTTTATTTGGCATTTACTGCGGGATTGAAAGCTGGAATATTTTGCGTGAGCGCTGGAAGTGGACTTGGTGGTTGGATATGCTTGCAGTTGCGGCTCTGTCTTATCTGTCGAGTCTAGCCATTTATATCGGCCGTTATGACCGCCTCAACTCCTGGGATCTGGTGACGCGGCCCCAGCTAGTTTTCCAAAAGCTACTGGAGACCTTTCAGAAGGATCGTCTGGTATTTATCCTTGGATTTACCTTTATCCAAATCATGACTTTGCTCTTTTTAAGCAGAGAGAATAAAAAATAA
- a CDS encoding Cof-type HAD-IIB family hydrolase, which yields MTNKVIAVDLDGTLLNSESKISDFTKETIQKISAKGHKVIITTGRPYRMALNFYKELELNTPMINFNGSLTHIPEQKWEFEQSLTVDKSFLLDMVQRKEEIEADFIAGEYRKKFYITNTNEEIADPKLFGIDNFKPENQFQAQLVTKNPNAILLQTHATDKYALAEEMNAFYQHELSINTWGGPLNILECGPKGVNKAFALQYLLNILNVDRKDLIAFGDEHNDTEMLEFAGTGYAMKNASETLLPYADQQLELTNDQDGVAHKLTELYL from the coding sequence ATGACGAATAAAGTAATTGCTGTAGATTTGGATGGAACCTTGCTCAATTCTGAGAGTAAGATTTCTGATTTTACCAAAGAAACTATCCAAAAAATATCGGCTAAAGGACACAAGGTCATCATCACTACTGGCCGCCCTTACCGCATGGCTCTGAACTTCTATAAGGAATTAGAGCTGAATACCCCCATGATAAACTTCAACGGATCTTTGACCCATATCCCTGAGCAAAAGTGGGAATTTGAACAATCCTTGACCGTAGACAAGTCTTTCTTGCTGGATATGGTCCAACGAAAAGAAGAAATCGAAGCCGACTTCATCGCTGGAGAATACCGCAAGAAATTCTATATCACAAATACGAACGAAGAAATCGCAGATCCCAAGCTCTTTGGCATTGATAATTTTAAGCCAGAAAATCAATTTCAAGCGCAGCTGGTCACCAAAAATCCAAATGCCATTTTGCTGCAAACCCATGCTACGGACAAATATGCTCTGGCTGAAGAGATGAATGCCTTTTACCAGCACGAACTCTCTATCAATACCTGGGGCGGTCCTCTCAATATCCTTGAGTGCGGCCCTAAAGGTGTTAACAAAGCCTTTGCCCTCCAGTACCTGCTCAACATCCTCAATGTCGATCGCAAGGACCTGATTGCTTTTGGTGACGAGCACAATGATACCGAAATGCTAGAATTTGCGGGAACAGGCTATGCCATGAAGAATGCCAGCGAAACCCTGCTGCCTTATGCTGACCAACAGCTTGAACTCACTAATGACCAAGATGGTGTAGCTCACAAGCTAACTGAGCTCTACTTATAG
- a CDS encoding cysteine ABC transporter substrate-binding protein, with the protein MKLLKSLLTVLALAFALIFVTACSSGGNATSSSGKTTAKARTIEEIKKSGELRIAVFGDKKPFGYVDNDGSYQGYDIELGNQLAKDLGVKVKYVSVDAANRAEYLISNKVDITLANFTVTDERKKQVDFALPYMKVSLGVVSPKKGVITDVKQLEGKTLIVTKGTTAETYFEKNHPEVKLQKYDQYSDAYQALLDGRGDAFSTDNTEVLAWALENKGYEVGITSLGDPDTIAPAVQKGNKELLDFINKDIEKLGKENFFHKAYEKTLHPTYGDAAKADDLVVEGGKVE; encoded by the coding sequence ATGAAACTACTCAAATCACTCTTAACTGTTTTGGCACTTGCCTTTGCCCTTATCTTTGTCACAGCTTGTAGCTCAGGCGGAAATGCTACTTCTTCATCTGGCAAAACTACTGCTAAAGCTCGCACTATTGAGGAAATCAAAAAAAGTGGTGAACTTCGAATTGCTGTATTTGGAGACAAGAAACCTTTTGGTTATGTAGACAACGACGGTTCTTACCAAGGTTATGACATCGAACTGGGAAATCAGCTGGCCAAAGACCTCGGTGTTAAGGTGAAATACGTTTCTGTCGATGCTGCTAACCGTGCGGAATACTTGATTTCTAACAAGGTGGACATCACCCTTGCCAACTTTACAGTTACAGACGAACGTAAGAAACAAGTTGACTTTGCCCTTCCCTACATGAAGGTTTCACTGGGTGTTGTGTCTCCTAAGAAAGGTGTCATTACAGATGTCAAGCAGCTTGAAGGCAAGACCTTGATTGTAACCAAAGGAACCACTGCTGAAACTTATTTTGAGAAAAATCACCCAGAAGTCAAACTTCAAAAATATGACCAATACAGTGACGCTTATCAAGCTCTTTTGGATGGACGTGGAGATGCCTTCTCGACTGACAATACTGAAGTTCTAGCTTGGGCTCTTGAAAATAAAGGATATGAAGTAGGAATTACTTCGCTTGGCGACCCAGATACTATCGCACCAGCAGTCCAAAAAGGAAACAAAGAGTTGCTTGATTTCATCAATAAAGACATTGAAAAATTGGGCAAGGAAAACTTCTTCCACAAGGCTTATGAAAAGACTCTTCACCCAACCTACGGTGATGCTGCAAAAGCAGATGACCTCGTCGTTGAAGGTGGAAAAGTAGAATAG
- a CDS encoding amino acid ABC transporter ATP-binding protein yields MSDTILEIKDLKKSFGDNPILQGLSLEIKKGEVVVILGPSGCGKSTLLRCLNGLETIQGGDILLDGQSIIGNQKDFHLVRQKIGMVFQSYELFPHLDVLQNLILGPIKAQGRDKKEVTEEALQLLERVGLLDKKHSFARQLSGGQKQRVAIVRALLMHPEIILFDEVTASLDPEMVREVLELINDLAQEGRTMILVTHEMQFAQAIADRIIFLDQGKIAEEGTAQSFFTNPQTKRAQEFLNVFDFSQFGSYL; encoded by the coding sequence ATGTCTGATACCATATTAGAAATCAAGGATCTAAAAAAATCCTTTGGAGACAATCCTATCCTCCAAGGACTTTCCCTAGAAATCAAGAAAGGGGAAGTAGTGGTTATTCTAGGACCATCTGGTTGTGGGAAAAGCACCCTCCTTCGCTGCCTCAATGGCTTAGAAACCATTCAGGGTGGAGATATTCTTCTGGATGGCCAGTCCATTATTGGAAACCAGAAAGACTTTCACTTGGTTCGTCAAAAGATTGGCATGGTCTTTCAAAGTTATGAACTCTTTCCCCATCTGGACGTTTTGCAGAACCTTATCTTAGGTCCTATCAAGGCACAGGGTCGAGATAAGAAAGAGGTGACGGAAGAAGCCCTGCAATTACTGGAACGTGTCGGACTGCTCGATAAAAAACACAGTTTCGCTCGCCAATTATCTGGTGGACAAAAGCAACGGGTTGCCATTGTTCGTGCCCTGCTCATGCATCCAGAAATTATCCTTTTTGACGAGGTGACGGCTTCGCTTGATCCAGAAATGGTGCGTGAGGTCCTCGAACTCATCAACGACCTAGCTCAAGAAGGTCGTACCATGATCTTGGTGACCCACGAAATGCAGTTTGCTCAAGCTATTGCAGATCGGATTATCTTCCTTGATCAAGGGAAGATTGCTGAAGAAGGAACGGCTCAGTCCTTCTTTACCAATCCACAAACCAAACGAGCACAAGAATTTTTAAACGTTTTTGACTTCAGCCAATTTGGCTCATATTTATAA
- a CDS encoding amino acid ABC transporter permease, which yields MQDSGIQVLFQGNNLLRILQGLGVTIGISILSVLLSMIFGTVMGIIMTSHSRVVRFLTRFYLEFIRIMPQLVLLFIVYFGLARNFNINISGETSAVIVFTLWGTAEMGDLVRGAITSLPKHQFESGQALGLTNFQLYYHIIIPQVLRRLLPQAINLITRMIKTTSLVVLIGVVEVTKVGQQIIDSNRLTIPTASFWIYGTILVLYFAVCFPISKLSTHLEKHWRN from the coding sequence ATGCAGGATTCGGGAATACAAGTACTCTTTCAGGGAAATAATCTCTTGCGGATCTTACAAGGATTGGGAGTCACGATTGGTATTTCCATTCTCTCTGTCCTCTTATCCATGATTTTCGGAACGGTTATGGGAATCATCATGACCTCTCATTCTAGAGTCGTTCGCTTCTTGACACGTTTTTATCTAGAATTTATCCGCATCATGCCCCAATTAGTGCTACTCTTCATTGTTTATTTCGGTTTAGCCCGAAATTTCAATATCAACATTTCTGGAGAAACTTCTGCCGTTATCGTTTTTACCCTCTGGGGAACGGCTGAAATGGGGGACTTGGTGCGTGGAGCTATCACTTCCCTTCCTAAACATCAGTTTGAAAGCGGACAGGCGCTGGGCTTAACGAATTTCCAACTTTACTACCACATCATCATCCCGCAGGTCTTGAGAAGACTGCTTCCGCAGGCCATCAATCTCATTACTCGGATGATCAAAACGACTTCTCTGGTTGTTTTGATTGGAGTCGTTGAAGTTACAAAGGTGGGACAGCAAATCATCGATAGCAATCGTTTGACCATTCCAACCGCATCCTTTTGGATTTATGGAACCATACTGGTCTTGTACTTCGCAGTTTGCTTCCCTATCTCTAAACTATCCACTCACTTAGAAAAACACTGGAGGAACTAA
- a CDS encoding amino acid ABC transporter permease: MDWSIVEQYLPLYQKAFFLTLHIAVWGILGAFLVGLLVSIIRHYRIPVLAQLATAYIELSRNTPLLIQLFFLYFGLPRIGIVLSSEVCATLGLIFLGGSYMAESFRSGLEAVSQTQHEIGLAIGLTPIQVFRYVVLPQATAVALPSFSANVIFLIKETSVFSAVALADLMYVAKDLIGLYYETDIALAMLVVAYLIMLLPISLLFSWIERRLRHAGFGNTSTLSGK; the protein is encoded by the coding sequence TTGGATTGGTCCATTGTTGAACAATATCTACCATTATATCAAAAGGCATTTTTTTTAACCCTGCATATCGCAGTTTGGGGTATTTTGGGAGCTTTTCTAGTTGGTTTACTTGTTAGTATCATCCGACATTATCGCATCCCTGTTTTGGCACAGCTAGCCACAGCTTATATTGAATTATCGCGAAATACGCCCCTTTTGATCCAACTCTTCTTTCTCTACTTCGGGCTTCCTCGGATTGGGATTGTCCTTTCCTCAGAGGTCTGCGCCACCCTTGGTCTCATCTTTTTGGGAGGCTCCTATATGGCAGAATCCTTCCGAAGCGGGCTAGAAGCAGTTAGTCAAACCCAGCATGAGATTGGCTTAGCGATCGGTCTAACACCCATTCAGGTTTTTCGCTACGTGGTCTTGCCACAAGCCACAGCAGTGGCTCTGCCGTCCTTCAGCGCCAATGTGATTTTCCTGATTAAGGAGACCTCTGTCTTCTCTGCGGTTGCTCTAGCCGATCTCATGTATGTTGCTAAGGACTTGATCGGGCTTTACTATGAGACAGATATTGCGCTGGCTATGTTGGTAGTAGCCTATCTTATTATGCTCCTGCCTATATCATTGCTTTTTAGTTGGATAGAAAGGAGGCTCCGCCATGCAGGATTCGGGAATACAAGTACTCTTTCAGGGAAATAA
- the lctO gene encoding L-lactate oxidase, translated as MSYKTSNAEGPVNFINTYDLEPMAQQVIPKAAFGYIASGAEDTFTLRENIRAFNHKLIVPHTLCDVENPSTEIEFAGEKLSSPIIMAPVAAHKLANEQGEVATARGVHEFGSLYTTSSYSTVDLPEISQALQGTPHWFQFYFSKDDGINRHIMDRVKAEGYTAIVLTADATVGGNREVDKRNGFVFPVGMPIVEEYLPEGAGKSMDFVYKSAKQRLSPRDVEFIAEYSGLPVYVKGPQCREDVERSLAAGASGIWVTNHGGRQIDGGPAAFDSLQEVAEAVDKRVPIVFDSGIRRGQHIFKALASGADLVAIGRPVIYGLALGGSVGVRQVFEHLNAELKTVMQLSGTQTIEDVKHFKLRHNPYNPTFPVDPRDLKLY; from the coding sequence ATGTCATACAAAACAAGCAATGCCGAAGGCCCTGTGAATTTTATCAATACCTATGATCTGGAGCCTATGGCGCAGCAAGTCATTCCTAAAGCTGCTTTTGGCTACATCGCGAGTGGTGCTGAGGACACGTTCACTTTACGCGAGAACATTCGAGCTTTTAACCATAAACTCATTGTTCCTCATACACTCTGTGATGTGGAAAACCCAAGCACTGAGATTGAATTTGCTGGAGAAAAACTATCTTCACCAATCATCATGGCGCCTGTTGCAGCCCATAAATTAGCAAATGAACAAGGAGAAGTCGCCACTGCGCGTGGTGTACATGAGTTTGGCTCTCTTTATACAACCAGCTCCTACTCCACTGTTGACCTTCCAGAAATTTCTCAAGCCCTCCAAGGGACACCTCATTGGTTCCAATTTTACTTCAGCAAAGATGATGGCATTAACCGCCATATCATGGATCGTGTCAAGGCAGAAGGCTACACAGCCATTGTCTTAACTGCGGATGCGACTGTAGGAGGCAATCGTGAAGTTGATAAGCGCAACGGTTTTGTTTTCCCAGTTGGCATGCCTATCGTTGAAGAATACTTACCCGAAGGTGCTGGTAAGTCCATGGACTTTGTCTACAAATCAGCTAAACAACGCCTATCGCCACGAGATGTCGAGTTTATCGCTGAATACTCAGGACTTCCTGTCTATGTCAAAGGTCCTCAATGCCGTGAAGATGTCGAACGTTCGCTTGCCGCAGGTGCTTCTGGAATCTGGGTAACCAACCACGGTGGCCGCCAAATTGACGGTGGACCAGCTGCCTTTGACTCACTTCAAGAAGTTGCTGAAGCAGTTGATAAACGTGTGCCGATTGTCTTTGACTCTGGTATCCGTCGTGGCCAACATATCTTTAAGGCCTTGGCTTCAGGAGCAGACTTGGTAGCCATTGGACGTCCTGTCATTTATGGTTTGGCTCTTGGTGGTAGCGTCGGTGTTCGCCAAGTCTTTGAACACCTAAATGCTGAACTAAAAACCGTTATGCAACTATCTGGAACTCAGACCATCGAAGATGTCAAACACTTCAAACTCCGTCACAATCCATACAACCCAACTTTCCCAGTTGACCCTCGTGATTTGAAATTGTATTGA